The genomic stretch CTTAAAACTCCGAAGTCTTCAAGGAACCAATAATTCCTCCAGTCAGCTCTCAGATGGCTTTTCTAAGTCTTCACTAGTTAGTTGTCGTTATTTCATTTCCCATTATGGTGGAAAATGATAGGAAAGGGAGTTTTCACAACCTTTTTAAAGCATCGCTCATTGCCTCAGCAACAAAGAAAACCAACTTACAGAACCAAAAGAgagtgagaagaagaagaataagaatcCATGGATTCTTCACAAGAACTCAAGAGGGTCATGATGAGCCTTGTGGCTGCCCTTGCCCTCTTCACCACCTTTGTCATTCCACTTCCTGCTCATGCTTCCCCTGCAGAAGCACAAGCCCTCCTCCGTTGGAAGTCTAGTCTTAGGAACCATTCGGTTTCTTCCCTCTCTTCCTGGACTCCCTCTCCTCGTAATGCCACTGGTTCCAGCTCGACGGCGAGTCCATGCGCTTGGTATGGCATCTCCTGCAATCGGGCTGGAAGCGTGATCCGAGTTAATCTCACCAGTGCCAATGTCGAAGGTACGCTTGATGAATTCCCATTCTCATCTTTGTCTCATCTAATGTTCATGGACCTGAGCGTAAATAATCTATTCGGCCACATTCCACCTCAAGTTGGTCTCCTCAGCAATCTCACCTACCTCGACCTCTCTATCAACCGGTTCTCCGGGGAAATACCGCCAGAGATCGGCCGTTTAACGAAACTGGAGGTCCTACACCTAATTTCCAATGAGTTAAATGGCTCAATTCCCCTAGAAATCGGGCAATTGCATTTGCTCGATGAGGTCGCGCTGTATTCCAATCAATTGAAGGGATCCATACCTCCCTCATTGGGTAATTTGAGCAAATTATCTAGACTGTATGTCTATGACAACTACCTTTCTGGTTCTATTCCTCCTGAAATGGGAAATATGACAAATTTGGAAGTGCTCCACATGGACAACAACAGCCTGAGAGGACCAATTCCTTCCACTTTGGGGAACTTAATCAAATTGAGAGAGCTGCACTTATTTGCCAATAAGCTTACCGGTTCTATCCCCCTGGAGCTAGGGAATTTGAACCTTCTTAGCTTGTTGAGCCTTGACAGTAATAATCTTACCGGTTCAATTCCACGGACATTTGGCAATTTGACGGAGCTTACTCTTCTTTATCTCTATGGTAACCAGCTTTCGGGTCACATTCCTGATGAGATAGGAAATCTCCATGCTATGCGTGACTTGCAGCTGAGTAGAAATCGCTTCACTGGcccaattccttcttctttgggtcAGTTGACAAACCTATTGTTTTTGTTCCTCCGCGATAATCAACTTTCTGGTTCAATTCCTGGATCCTTAGGGGATCTGAAGAACTTGACGGTGCTGGAATTGGATGCCAACCAGTTAATCGGCTCCTTACCAGAGAAATTGTGCCGAGGTGGGTTGCTCCAAAACCTCACAGTGAGTGGCAACTTCTTAACTGGTTCTATCCCTAGAAGTTTGAGAAATTGTACAAGCTTAATCAGGGTACGCCTAGAGAAAAACCAGCTCACCGGAAACATATCCGAGATCTTTGGTGTCTTACCCAACTTGAACTTTATTGACATGAGTTTCAACAACTTCTACGGAGAAATCTCAACAAACTGGGGAAGTTGCATGAATTTAACTGATCTAAGAATTGCTGGGAATAACATTACTGGTAGCTTGCCTTCTGAGATTGGAGACGCGACTCAACTGCATGCAATTGATCTTTCTTTCAATGGTTTAGTCGGCGAGGTACCGAAAGAATTTGGAAAATTGGCTTCTTTGGTGAATTTGAATCTAAGCAGGAACCAACTTTCTGGTCAAATAAGTCCCAAGATTGTATCGCTACCTGGTCTTCAAAAATTGGATTTGTCCAGgaataaattaaacatgtcTATTCCGCAGACTATAGGGCTTTCTTCAAACTTGGTCCTCTTGGATTTGAGCAACAACCATTTGAGCCATGATATTCCGGGTCAAATAGGGATGTTAACTCATTTGTCCGAGCTAGACTTGAGTTATAACTTGTTAAGCGGTGAGATCCCAGCTGAATTCAGCAAGCTGCAAAGCCTAGTGAAACTGGACCTTTCGCACAATAATCTTTCTGGCCTTATATACAAGACTTTCGAGGCTATGCCAGGTTTGGAGAAGGTTGACATCTCCCACAACGAGTTTGAGGGTCCAATCCCCAACACCACGGCATTCCAAGATGCAGCAAAGGAAGCGTTACAAGGCAACAGTGGATTGTGTGGAAATGTTGAAGGGCTTGAACCCTGTAATCCAGCGGTGGTGGATAGGAAAAACTCTCCGGTGGAATGCAGAGTGTTTGTTATTGTCTTTCCTCTGCTAGGAGCAGTTCTActgtttattttctttggaaTATTCTGCATTTTCCGCAGAAAAAAGTTCCATCCAACAGTGGAACAAGCACCTAAGACAACTGAAGTGTTTTCTCTATCAAAGTACGATGGAAAGATTTTATATGAAGACATCATTGAAGCCACGGGGTATTTTGATGAGATCTACTGTATTGGAAGGGGAGGCTATGGAAGTGTCTTCAAAGCCAAATTAAGATCAGGTGATACAGTAGCTGTAAAGAAGCTCCATCAAACGGCTGACAACGGGCAAACAGATCAAAAGGAATTTTTGAATGAGATTGGGGCATTAACGGAAATTCGACACCGCAATATTGTGAAACTTAAGGGCTTTTGTTCTCATCCACAGCACTCATTCTTGGTGTATGAGTACTTGGACAGAGGAAGCTTGTCTACAATCTTgagcaatgaagaagaagctgaaggGTTGGACTGGAACAAGAGGGTGAATATCGTAAAAGGCGTGGCTTATGCTCTGTCTTACATGCACCATGATTGTAACCCTCCAATCGTTCATCGAGATATTTCAAGTAACAACATTCTGCTTGATTCGGAGTATGAGGCCCATGTTTCTGACTTCGGCACGGCTAAGCTTCTGAAGCTGGATACATCAAACTGGAGTGCTGTCGTCGGCACTTATGGTTATGTAGCACCAGGTTAATTTCTTAAATCGACTCTTAATTTAAGGTTGAGCTAAAGCAATGTCTTCATGATAATACCTATATCTCCCTCTTTGTGCAGAGCTTGCTTACACAATGAAGGTGACGGAGAAATGTGATGTGTATAGCTTTGGAGTAGTGGCCATCGAGGTGATCAAAGGAAGACATCCGGGGGATAGCATTTCATCTCTACTTGCTCCACTTGACATGGAGATCTCAGCTGTTTTGAGGAATCTATTGGATTCACGCCTGCCAATGCCCATGCCAGGCGTTGAGGATGAACTTCTGACCATCTTCAAGCTAGCAGTCGATTGCTTATCTGCTAATCCCCAACTCAGGCCATCAATGGAAACGATTTCTCAGGAACTATCAGCTTGTTCAACCACTTTCCATGGCCTTCGAAATTCAGAGACAGCCACTGATCTAGTGAGAGACGCAACATCTTCAGGCCGTTCACTGGACCCATCTGCAGGATATGTCGTCTGATAAATGGCGTCGCTctgtcaaccacatgcaagaaGGTCTAAGGTCTTTAATGACAACCATAGTAGTCTAGACTaattaattaagtcttaaaatacTTTGACTGTCAGCAAAAGTTCGAGTGTTTAGCCCATATAAGACTAGTGTCTTCCGCGTGTAAGTTAAGCATCCACGTCAAGTCAGAGTGCTATTATCTTGGAACCGAAGAGTCCATGTAAAAGTTTCTAGACTCCTGTCCTTCGTTGGTCCTTATATACTTTAAATTTGGATTTACGTAGAAGCAAAATCGTCATACATGCAAAAAGTTTCAATCATGGATCTTTTCAGAGTGCATTCTATCAGAAACTAAATGTTTGTACTCGCGGCCATCCACCATAATTTTGGGTTTTCTGCAACTTACTACCGCTGTGTAAACATGACAGAGAGGGCAATCAATCGGTTCCTATTCAGAGTGCTAGGCCCATGCTGCCATGGCACGAGTCTTTTAATAGAAGTTCAGTAGCTTTTGATTGCTCCAAAACAGAGAAATCCGGACTTCGTCTTCATTAGAGCTTCGAACTTAAAGTGCTTAAATTAGGAAGATCACTGGTCATCGTTTCATCTCAGGAGGAGATACTCTAGTGTTTCTGAAAGAATGCAACTTCTGTTCTGTCAACACCTTATACTTCAAGAGTGTGAAGGCAAACGATATCCTGCCCTCCAAAATCTTGAGGGAATTAAATCATGCCGCTCTGTTTTTGCATACAAGTCAAACTCAGCGGGGAACTTACATTGCCCTGCGCAAAACTTGTCAGAACAACTTCCCCTCATGAACTTCATCTGTAAAACAATGGAATTAGTCTCCGAGAGCTTAGAGTTTTGTGAATTTTAATGTTTGACCACGCCGTTGATCCCTCTCTAGTACATCGCAAAACCAAAGTCTCAGAAAACTTGGCGAAAGAATAGTATaggcgaaaaaaataaaaatgaagtgaCTGCTATTCGAATCAAGGCGTAGCGACACAATGAGTTATTTTCACCCGACCTTCTCAAGCAGTAGTGTCAATTCATCTCGATTGTACTGCTTATCTTGGAAGAAAGGCAACAGGAAATATGCAAAGTCAACAAAGAACACCCCGGTAGGAATTGTCAACATTTTCGTTGTGTGTTCCACTAGTTAATGCTTGCCCATGCATTTCCATTGTCAAATAGGAAAATCACGGGAAAATAAGATCGAGGAATCCTTTGATATGGTTCGATGCGAGATCAAAGCGCGTATCTTTTAGTGAACCGCAAATCTCCTAACTCGCAATCGAATCTATCTATTTACTAGCGAATTACGATTCATTATGCATCTACCGATCCCAGCGATTCGATTTTTCGTTTGTTTATCCATTGAGTTATGTAACTTCTATCGTTTTTTTATGATAGTTACAAGATAATTAAAGTAAATTTTACACTTTACAATCCAATTAGAACTGAAACACCGTGTAAATATTCATCATTCATGTTCGAATGTAATCCTCTTCTATGAATAAACAATGGGAAATTGTCTACGCATATAATAGAACCATCATGTGCGAAATTAACAAATTCTTTTTCATATAGTATTATTTGCACAACTCATAAAATGTCCATGACACAAAATATCAGTTCGCGACTCTTACTATTCAAtcgaatttcaatttgattcctGATTCATGATTTCAAGATTTCAGTTCGCGACAGGTATCTTAATTTTACAATTATTTTGCatcttgagaaaagaaaaaaaaaaccaattaaaatTCTGAGGACACACCCAAAGCAAGATTTTTACTTTGCAACGACAAAAACAGGAACAAAATTCTGTGACATCATCATTGGTTGTGGCCTTGGCATAAtatcttgtgatctcgaagaaATAAATTTGCATGTTAATTCACTATCATCTCGAATATTCTGCGACATTTTATTGTGTTATAATTGTTGATTATGATTCTCTCTGCCCTTTTAGTTTCTTAGTTTATCTCATGTTATTCCAAGCAAAACTGGTGATTGTGCAACCTTTGCTCGAACACGGTCAGTAGCTTATCAAGatattcaccaaaaaaaaaaaaccctaaacctattgtacgaatatcatttcaatcctaatttttttttaatttgactaatttaatcataaacattctGAAACGTAAtcattccggtcaattttgattaaaaagtCACTAATGTAGATGTTAGCCATCATGGCCCGTGGTGACGTGGCcagtttttgcaaattttttaaaatttctgaagcgtttttcttttttccattctttttaaAGAAgcagaaaatgtgaaaaaaaatgcaaaaatagtccTCATCAATtggccgtgccacataggactgcTGTCATTCACGTCAGTAGTTTCCAATTAAAATTATCACGaagaactacattggcaaatcatcaaacaaagaccgaattgaccaaattgaaaagtttagtactgaattgacacatgtataataggtttatgactttttcggtAATTGTCACTCAACCTATCGGAgctatggattttttttttttcactgtaCCCTGAGTGCCATTTCCCGCTGGATCATCAGCTATCATTTCTGCAAGAATCGGTCAAACACGGCAAGATTTCGCTTCATGAATGCCGAGTGAGAAGACTTTGCTTTTGCGCTTAGAATTGCAAATTGTGTGGCCCAAATTAGGGTCTGATCCTGTGGAAAGTTGACTGACTACTCGCACTACGAAAGACCTTGACTTTACATCACTCTCCTGAACGACTGGCCCTACCAAATTCTTCGGATTTCGTACAAAATGGTTGGGACCAAATTCCTAGGGACATTGCGAGTCCGAAAAGTCACCAACCAagtccaagaagaaaaaattctaacatcttaaaaggaggaaagaaagaaatgacatCGTTATAACTTTTACATGGTATTTACTcgagtatcataatttttttttctaatcatatAAGTGTTATAAATTTTGTACGATGCTCCCTTGGCACCATAATATTCTTTTAATCACTCGAGTgctatataacttttcaatcggCCGCTTAAGTAActtaactttttcaaaaatgttcacCACATGTGCCATGCCACACTGAATTACTGACACTTTAGTGAGAGCGTCTAAAAAGTTATGCAACTCAAAGTGATCGATTAAAATTTACAATACTCAACATAAACGTTTTTTCGGATGTCGTAGCACTTAAGTAGTAAAAAatagttatgatactcaagtaaaTATTTACGGAAGTTATTACACTTGTGATGTCCTAATCCATTCGTCTCAATCAACTTTGGGACGCTACTGCCAAGCAATATCAACGTACCCTTTCTTAGTCTTAATCAGTTTCCCACTATAAAAGGAATATGATAGGAAGTGAGTTTTCACAAGCATTTTGAGCATCATCCATTGTCTtaagaacaaaaggaagaagaagaagaatccatGGATTCTTCACAGGAATTTAAGACGGTCATGAGCCTTGTGGCTGCCCTTGCCCTTTTCACTTCCTTTGTCATTCCACTTCCT from Rhodamnia argentea isolate NSW1041297 chromosome 2, ASM2092103v1, whole genome shotgun sequence encodes the following:
- the LOC115734020 gene encoding MDIS1-interacting receptor like kinase 2-like produces the protein MDSSQELKRVMMSLVAALALFTTFVIPLPAHASPAEAQALLRWKSSLRNHSVSSLSSWTPSPRNATGSSSTASPCAWYGISCNRAGSVIRVNLTSANVEGTLDEFPFSSLSHLMFMDLSVNNLFGHIPPQVGLLSNLTYLDLSINRFSGEIPPEIGRLTKLEVLHLISNELNGSIPLEIGQLHLLDEVALYSNQLKGSIPPSLGNLSKLSRLYVYDNYLSGSIPPEMGNMTNLEVLHMDNNSLRGPIPSTLGNLIKLRELHLFANKLTGSIPLELGNLNLLSLLSLDSNNLTGSIPRTFGNLTELTLLYLYGNQLSGHIPDEIGNLHAMRDLQLSRNRFTGPIPSSLGQLTNLLFLFLRDNQLSGSIPGSLGDLKNLTVLELDANQLIGSLPEKLCRGGLLQNLTVSGNFLTGSIPRSLRNCTSLIRVRLEKNQLTGNISEIFGVLPNLNFIDMSFNNFYGEISTNWGSCMNLTDLRIAGNNITGSLPSEIGDATQLHAIDLSFNGLVGEE
- the LOC125313850 gene encoding MDIS1-interacting receptor like kinase 2-like; translation: MSIPQTIGLSSNLVLLDLSNNHLSHDIPGQIGMLTHLSELDLSYNLLSGEIPAEFSKLQSLVKLDLSHNNLSGLIYKTFEAMPGLEKVDISHNEFEGPIPNTTAFQDAAKEALQGNSGLCGNVEGLEPCNPAVVDRKNSPVECRVFVIVFPLLGAVLLFIFFGIFCIFRRKKFHPTVEQAPKTTEVFSLSKYDGKILYEDIIEATGYFDEIYCIGRGGYGSVFKAKLRSGDTVAVKKLHQTADNGQTDQKEFLNEIGALTEIRHRNIVKLKGFCSHPQHSFLVYEYLDRGSLSTILSNEEEAEGLDWNKRVNIVKGVAYALSYMHHDCNPPIVHRDISSNNILLDSEYEAHVSDFGTAKLLKLDTSNWSAVVGTYGYVAPELAYTMKVTEKCDVYSFGVVAIEVIKGRHPGDSISSLLAPLDMEISAVLRNLLDSRLPMPMPGVEDELLTIFKLAVDCLSANPQLRPSMETISQELSACSTTFHGLRNSETATDLVRDATSSGRSLDPSAGYVV